In a genomic window of Deltaproteobacteria bacterium:
- a CDS encoding glycosyltransferase family 4 protein: MAYWIARSLRSRGFKVVVAGRIDTQVFDGSGIEVFRLRKPFRTKNSSDIRLLLLLLRLRFRYGEKIVFYSLLINNVKVFRWLRPALKWKCVSFLHGNETLRLFHKKKGTLRKNLRACQHVFANSRYIMKIVEDLGEFNNISIVPPGIPVERFLNHPTTVHGNPDIASKGKTILMLSRLVRRKGHLTVIKAVASIRSRHPDIRLVIAGSGPYRTTIEDMIRQEGTEDMVELPGFVSENDKLDLYASCDIYCMPSEIDEKNFEVEGFGITFIEASAMGKIVIGTDTGGIPDAIERDRSGFLVRPGDHAQLADLLDRIFTDPVSFQPIRNYARQRALSNFSWDKQINRIIEKLMAS, from the coding sequence ATGGCCTACTGGATCGCACGTTCATTGAGATCCAGAGGGTTTAAAGTCGTTGTCGCCGGAAGAATCGACACTCAGGTTTTTGACGGAAGTGGAATTGAGGTATTCAGACTGAGAAAACCGTTCAGGACGAAAAATTCGAGCGACATAAGGTTGCTTCTGCTATTGCTGCGGCTGCGGTTCAGGTACGGAGAAAAGATCGTCTTTTATTCACTTCTGATCAACAACGTGAAGGTTTTCAGGTGGTTAAGACCAGCGTTAAAATGGAAATGCGTCAGTTTCCTTCACGGGAATGAGACCCTCAGGCTTTTTCACAAAAAGAAGGGTACACTCAGGAAAAATCTCCGGGCATGTCAACACGTATTTGCAAACAGCAGATACATAATGAAAATCGTTGAAGATTTGGGGGAATTTAATAATATTTCCATAGTTCCGCCCGGTATACCTGTCGAACGCTTCCTGAATCACCCCACAACAGTGCACGGAAATCCGGATATAGCATCGAAAGGTAAGACGATCCTTATGCTGAGCCGCCTGGTCAGACGGAAAGGACACCTAACGGTCATAAAAGCTGTGGCGAGCATCAGGAGCAGACATCCGGACATCCGTCTTGTAATCGCTGGATCAGGACCCTACCGGACGACTATTGAGGATATGATCAGGCAGGAAGGGACTGAGGATATGGTGGAGCTGCCGGGGTTCGTATCGGAGAACGACAAACTGGACCTTTACGCCTCATGCGACATCTATTGTATGCCCAGTGAAATTGATGAAAAGAATTTCGAGGTTGAGGGTTTCGGAATAACTTTCATTGAGGCATCAGCCATGGGCAAAATCGTGATCGGAACTGACACCGGAGGAATTCCCGATGCCATTGAAAGGGACAGATCCGGCTTCCTGGTCCGGCCCGGGGACCATGCCCAACTGGCCGATCTTCTGGATCGCATATTTACCGATCCCGTGAGCTTCCAACCCATTCGAAACTATGCCAGGCAGCGGGCTCTGTCGAATTTCAGCTGGGACAAGCAGATAAACCGGATCATTGAAAAATTGATGGCTTCGTGA
- the rfaE1 gene encoding D-glycero-beta-D-manno-heptose-7-phosphate kinase, with product MKKIVSRDEEHLNRLEGKKVLVVGDLMIDQYIWGDVSRMSPEAPVPVVGVDRETLRLGGAANVANNIISLGGKVELCGVVGDDQMGRWIAQDLRKKGIGVRGVLLGGDRPTTIKTRVLAQNQQVVRVDREVTTLLSRDEEGTLLGAIRSFLDDCGALVISDYAKGVVTPTLVREIVAMAEVEGVPVAVDPKVKHFAIYRGVTVLTPNLLEASAGAGIIIDSMDAIIEAGRMIMEKLDCRSLVITRGDQGMTLFTGDGKWVHIPAVGREVYDVTGAGDTVIATIALGLASGLDLEDCARLSNVAAGVVVNEVGTVPITLDQMRARLRELY from the coding sequence ATGAAAAAAATTGTCTCCAGGGACGAAGAACACCTGAACAGGCTCGAGGGAAAGAAGGTCCTGGTCGTCGGCGATCTGATGATCGATCAGTACATATGGGGCGACGTTTCGCGTATGTCCCCGGAGGCGCCTGTTCCGGTGGTCGGGGTCGATCGTGAGACCTTGCGGCTTGGGGGCGCGGCCAACGTGGCGAACAATATTATCTCTCTCGGAGGGAAGGTAGAACTTTGCGGCGTGGTGGGCGATGACCAGATGGGCCGCTGGATTGCCCAGGACCTCAGGAAAAAGGGCATAGGTGTCAGAGGGGTCCTCCTTGGCGGGGATCGGCCCACAACGATCAAGACACGGGTTCTTGCTCAGAATCAGCAGGTCGTTCGGGTGGACAGGGAGGTTACCACCCTTCTGTCCAGGGATGAGGAGGGGACGCTGCTCGGGGCAATACGATCTTTCCTGGACGATTGCGGGGCTCTGGTAATCTCGGATTACGCCAAGGGGGTTGTCACGCCCACACTTGTCCGGGAGATCGTCGCCATGGCGGAGGTGGAAGGGGTTCCGGTGGCCGTGGATCCCAAGGTCAAACACTTTGCCATCTACCGTGGGGTGACCGTCCTGACACCCAACCTGCTGGAAGCCTCCGCAGGGGCGGGGATTATTATCGACAGCATGGATGCCATCATTGAAGCCGGCAGGATGATTATGGAAAAACTGGACTGCAGATCCCTCGTCATCACCCGCGGGGACCAGGGTATGACCCTGTTTACAGGTGACGGTAAATGGGTTCACATACCCGCAGTCGGCCGCGAGGTCTACGATGTTACCGGAGCGGGAGATACGGTTATCGCCACCATCGCCCTGGGCCTGGCGTCCGGCCTGGATCTCGAGGACTGCGCCCGGCTCTCCAATGTCGCCGCAGGCGTTGTTGTGAACGAGGTCGGGACGGTACCCATTACCCTTGACCAGATGAGGGCCCGTCTCAGGGAGCTGTATTGA
- a CDS encoding glycosyltransferase family 9 protein has product MKRILIVRLSAIGDVVMASPLIGAFQRTYPESRISWLVEKGSKDVLLGNRDLDEVIVWPRDEWRRLLKGWHFIRLFKEASVFIRKLRKRPGYDLALDAQGLLKSGIWAFLSGAKVKVGIGSKEGSRLLMTRVIDRSGASDRISSQYLLGAEALGLDTSDFSMCIPTGPEEDRFVDSVMNRAGIADKYAVFCPFTTRPQKHWIEERWEELARRISSEFGMPVLILGGPGDKEAARRIRGVDVKWSIDMVGETTIKQAAGLIKRSSLLVGVDTGLTHIGVALGAPTVALFGATCPYIDTGSDTAAVIYHPMECSPCRRSPTCEGKFPCMGFITANEVMETASGLLGER; this is encoded by the coding sequence ATGAAAAGAATCCTGATCGTTCGGTTGAGTGCCATCGGTGACGTCGTCATGGCATCGCCCCTGATCGGCGCCTTCCAGAGGACCTATCCGGAGAGCAGGATCTCGTGGCTGGTGGAAAAAGGATCGAAGGATGTCCTGTTAGGCAATCGGGATCTGGACGAGGTCATAGTCTGGCCGCGGGATGAGTGGCGGAGGCTTCTTAAGGGGTGGCATTTTATCAGGCTGTTCAAGGAGGCCTCCGTGTTTATCCGTAAGCTTCGGAAAAGGCCGGGATACGATCTGGCCCTCGATGCGCAGGGCCTGTTGAAAAGCGGGATATGGGCCTTCCTTTCAGGGGCGAAGGTCAAGGTGGGCATCGGGTCAAAAGAGGGCAGCCGGCTCCTCATGACCAGGGTCATCGACCGGAGTGGAGCATCGGACCGGATCAGTTCCCAGTACCTGCTTGGCGCCGAGGCGCTTGGTCTGGATACCTCCGATTTTTCCATGTGCATCCCCACGGGTCCCGAGGAGGACCGATTTGTGGATTCCGTCATGAACCGGGCCGGAATCGCCGACAAATACGCTGTTTTCTGCCCGTTTACGACCAGGCCCCAGAAACACTGGATCGAAGAGAGATGGGAAGAACTCGCCCGTCGAATTAGTAGTGAATTCGGCATGCCGGTTCTTATACTCGGGGGGCCCGGGGATAAGGAGGCCGCCCGCCGGATCAGGGGGGTGGACGTGAAGTGGTCCATCGACATGGTGGGGGAAACGACTATCAAACAGGCCGCCGGGCTTATCAAGAGGTCCTCGCTCCTCGTGGGAGTGGACACCGGCCTGACCCACATCGGGGTCGCCTTGGGCGCCCCCACCGTTGCCCTTTTCGGGGCGACTTGCCCCTACATTGACACGGGCAGCGACACGGCGGCGGTCATCTATCACCCGATGGAGTGCTCCCCCTGTCGAAGAAGCCCCACCTGCGAGGGGAAGTTCCCGTGCATGGGGTTCATAACGGCAAATGAAGTGATGGAGACCGCAAGCGGCCTTCTGGGGGAAAGATGA
- a CDS encoding SDR family oxidoreductase, translated as MKESIDRNIQADLSDRVSVVIGGTGSIGEEIALSLLRAHSEVIITGHSEDSISERMRKYLESEVRLSFHLLELPDEESVNEFSRKIITKWGRVDILVIASGVQLRKPFYQYSLDEWNKVIGVNLTGTFLVCKYFSKYMMDRNYGRIIGITSLTSKIGLIHISAYASSKGGMSQFLKTLSVELAPYNIAVNMIAPGRIQTVMTQDLLSDANTREANINCIPMGRLGVPSDITGAVLYLASDSSRYITGQTIVIDGGWLASGGNTTG; from the coding sequence ATGAAAGAAAGTATTGACCGGAATATTCAGGCTGATCTATCTGACAGGGTTTCCGTTGTTATTGGCGGAACTGGTTCAATAGGCGAAGAGATTGCGCTGAGTCTGTTGAGAGCACATTCTGAAGTAATAATAACCGGCCACTCTGAAGATTCCATATCCGAAAGGATGAGAAAATATTTGGAAAGTGAGGTAAGACTTTCCTTCCATTTGTTGGAATTGCCCGATGAGGAAAGTGTCAATGAATTTTCACGTAAGATTATCACGAAGTGGGGCCGCGTCGATATCCTGGTGATAGCAAGCGGAGTTCAATTAAGAAAACCTTTTTACCAATATAGTCTTGATGAGTGGAATAAGGTTATTGGCGTAAACCTTACGGGTACTTTTTTGGTGTGTAAGTATTTTTCAAAATACATGATGGACCGTAATTATGGCAGGATCATTGGGATTACTTCATTAACATCGAAAATAGGATTAATTCATATTTCTGCCTATGCATCCAGCAAAGGGGGGATGTCGCAATTTCTGAAAACTTTATCTGTTGAATTAGCGCCATATAATATAGCCGTCAATATGATTGCCCCCGGAAGAATACAAACTGTAATGACGCAAGACCTGTTGTCGGATGCGAACACCAGGGAGGCAAATATCAACTGTATTCCAATGGGTCGTCTTGGAGTTCCCTCAGATATTACAGGTGCGGTACTGTATCTTGCGTCGGATTCTTCACGTTATATCACCGGGCAAACTATCGTTATTGATGGTGGATGGTTGGCCTCAGGTGGTAATACAACAGGGTAA
- the kdsB gene encoding 3-deoxy-manno-octulosonate cytidylyltransferase yields the protein MNSVAVIPARFASTRFPGKPLALLMGKPLVEHVYERALACTAISRVIVATDDKRIFAAVRGFGGDCMMTSPDHRSGSDRLGEVAGNIDADVIVNIQGDEPMIAPEVIGAVLEAMDTEAPPPIVTAAAPLSGPEEYHDPDVVKVLVDVQGKALYFSRSPIPYGWTGGDSGLKHIGIYAYQKDALLDFVSLPMGKLECLEGLEQLRALENGMGIDVVRVEGFTGIGVDSPEDLKRVERIMMEMAKEAGNTRTPGREGA from the coding sequence TTGAACTCGGTGGCAGTCATCCCCGCCCGTTTCGCATCTACCCGTTTCCCGGGCAAGCCCCTCGCCCTTCTGATGGGCAAACCTCTTGTCGAACATGTCTATGAAAGGGCCCTGGCATGTACAGCGATCAGCAGGGTCATCGTTGCCACCGATGATAAACGGATCTTCGCGGCCGTCCGGGGGTTCGGGGGCGACTGCATGATGACATCGCCGGACCACCGGAGCGGATCCGATCGCTTGGGGGAAGTCGCTGGCAACATCGACGCCGACGTGATAGTGAATATTCAGGGGGATGAACCCATGATCGCACCGGAGGTGATCGGGGCTGTTCTGGAGGCCATGGATACCGAAGCGCCTCCACCCATCGTCACCGCCGCAGCGCCGCTGTCCGGGCCGGAAGAGTATCATGATCCGGACGTGGTCAAGGTCCTGGTGGATGTACAGGGAAAGGCCCTGTACTTTTCGCGGTCGCCGATACCGTACGGATGGACCGGTGGCGATTCCGGCCTGAAGCATATCGGTATTTACGCCTACCAGAAGGACGCTCTCCTGGATTTTGTCAGTCTTCCCATGGGGAAACTGGAATGCCTTGAAGGGCTGGAACAGTTAAGAGCGCTTGAGAATGGAATGGGAATAGATGTTGTCCGGGTCGAGGGTTTTACCGGGATCGGTGTAGACAGCCCCGAGGATCTCAAGAGGGTGGAAAGGATAATGATGGAAATGGCGAAGGAGGCGGGGAACACCCGTACCCCAGGGAGAGAGGGAGCATGA
- a CDS encoding CTP synthase: protein MKTKFIFVTGGVVSSLGKGLASAAIGALLESRGLNVSIQKMDPYINVDPGTMSPYQHGEVFVTDDGTETDLDLGHYERFTHAPMSRTNNFTTGQIYDSVINKERRGEYLGGTVQVIPHITDEIKSMIRSAAAGMDVLICEVGGTVGDIESLPFLEAIRQFKSDVGPDNVIYLHLTLVPYIKTAGELKTKPTQHSVQKLREIGIQPDILLCRTDRILNQDIKKKIALFCNVPPNAVITAKDVQSIYEVPLAYHEEGLDNQIVDGLRMWTRAPDLSAWDEILDRVHNPIHEVTIAVVGKYVSLIESYKSLNEALVHGGLANHCRVHLQFVDSEELEKSDPSILVAADGILVPGGFGHRGVEGKINAINFSRERRIPFFGICLGMQLAVVEFARNIAGLEGANSAEFDADTPYPVIDLLPEQRDVKDMGGTMRLGAYPCTIQVGTKAFEAYKTVEISERHRHRYEFNPEFRTRLEESGLVMSGASPDGSLVEMVEIQDHPWYLCCQFHPEFKSRPWNPHPLFSGFIAASLSCKGKNSG from the coding sequence ATGAAAACAAAGTTTATCTTTGTAACGGGTGGTGTGGTTTCTTCGCTCGGGAAGGGGCTTGCTTCTGCGGCCATCGGCGCCCTGCTGGAGTCAAGGGGGTTGAATGTCTCCATCCAGAAAATGGACCCTTACATCAATGTCGACCCCGGCACCATGAGCCCCTACCAGCACGGGGAGGTGTTTGTCACCGACGATGGTACAGAGACCGATCTAGATCTCGGGCACTACGAGAGGTTCACCCATGCCCCCATGTCCAGGACCAACAACTTCACCACCGGGCAGATATATGACTCCGTCATCAATAAGGAGAGACGCGGCGAGTACCTTGGGGGTACCGTCCAGGTTATCCCTCACATCACGGATGAGATAAAATCCATGATTCGATCCGCAGCGGCCGGGATGGACGTCCTCATCTGTGAGGTCGGGGGAACCGTAGGCGATATCGAAAGCCTTCCATTTCTAGAGGCCATTCGGCAGTTCAAAAGTGACGTGGGACCCGACAATGTGATCTATCTCCACCTGACCCTGGTTCCCTACATCAAGACGGCCGGGGAGTTAAAAACCAAGCCGACCCAGCATTCGGTTCAGAAACTGAGGGAAATCGGTATCCAGCCGGACATCCTTCTGTGCCGTACCGACCGCATTCTGAACCAGGATATCAAGAAAAAAATCGCCCTTTTCTGCAATGTCCCGCCCAACGCGGTTATCACCGCCAAAGATGTACAGAGCATCTATGAGGTCCCCCTCGCATATCACGAAGAGGGGCTGGACAATCAGATCGTGGATGGGCTGAGGATGTGGACCCGCGCCCCGGACCTGTCGGCGTGGGACGAGATCCTCGATCGGGTTCATAACCCCATTCATGAGGTCACCATTGCCGTTGTCGGTAAATACGTCAGCCTTATCGAGTCCTACAAGAGTTTGAACGAAGCCCTGGTCCACGGTGGGCTTGCGAACCACTGTCGTGTACATCTCCAGTTCGTGGATTCGGAGGAGCTGGAAAAATCGGATCCCTCCATACTTGTCGCCGCGGATGGAATACTTGTTCCAGGAGGGTTTGGGCACAGGGGTGTGGAGGGGAAGATCAATGCCATCAACTTTTCACGGGAGCGCCGGATCCCGTTCTTCGGCATCTGCCTGGGAATGCAGCTCGCAGTTGTGGAGTTTGCAAGGAACATTGCGGGCCTTGAGGGAGCCAACAGCGCGGAATTCGATGCCGACACGCCCTATCCTGTAATCGATTTGCTTCCGGAACAAAGGGATGTGAAGGATATGGGGGGAACCATGAGGCTGGGTGCCTATCCATGCACTATCCAGGTGGGCACCAAAGCATTTGAGGCCTACAAGACAGTGGAGATATCCGAACGGCATCGGCACAGGTACGAATTCAACCCGGAGTTTCGCACGCGACTCGAGGAGAGCGGACTCGTCATGTCAGGCGCATCCCCGGACGGGAGCCTTGTGGAGATGGTCGAGATTCAGGACCATCCGTGGTACCTGTGTTGCCAGTTCCATCCGGAGTTCAAGTCAAGACCCTGGAATCCCCATCCTCTTTTCTCGGGTTTCATAGCTGCCAGCCTTTCATGCAAGGGTAAAAACAGTGGATAA
- a CDS encoding glycoside hydrolase family 57: protein MVDGWPQVVIQQGKLEPLHLYTVFHLNLAYSSIEEDQRPEVIRNCYWPLLHLAKELGFPFGIEAAASTLETVAVIDPSWIGELKRLINEGPCEFVGSGYSQIIGPLVPAEVNTANLRIGNRVYRDLLGMQPGVALVNEQAYSAGMIQHYLDNGYQGIVMEWDNPSRFHPEWNPEWRYLPQIARGRRGEEIPLLWNKSIAFQKFQRYAHGEMEIDEYLEYLVSHLSGDARAMSLYGNDVEIFDFRPGRFHTEAPIEFNEWERIRLLFKTLMADDRFQSVSPWSVLEWMDHSGAGNRLSLESPESPVPVKKQGKYNITRWAVTGRDDLGVNTICWRIYEILKSSQQASEEDWKELCYLWSSDFRTHISEKRWKDFKTRLSDMETWVCGAGSASGMSKKKPTAPLPTAVHKGKTRRERNYLFVETDDIYLQLNCRRGLAFETLRFTGYGETSLCGTLPHGYFDDIGWGADFYSGHLVLESPGRPKVTDLNPVEPEVLRRDSSIIIRGSVQTELGPVHKEIIVNRGVPRVELNYCLDWSARPVGSLRLGHVALNPEVFDYESLFYSTHNGGKLEERFDLYGVDVDHGLPVSFLVSASSGIGITEGLVRIGDGEKHLRIDVDRTVAAVIGLVTSHRVGKTYFCRVSFSLLEMDDTTKPDPVDSPAEPLRFRMAISPGGAFSSS from the coding sequence ATGGTGGATGGTTGGCCTCAGGTGGTAATACAACAGGGTAAATTGGAACCTCTACATTTATACACGGTATTTCACCTCAATCTTGCCTATTCCTCCATCGAGGAAGACCAGCGTCCCGAAGTGATTCGTAACTGCTACTGGCCCCTGCTTCACCTGGCAAAGGAACTAGGATTTCCTTTCGGTATCGAGGCGGCAGCCTCTACCCTGGAAACCGTGGCGGTCATTGACCCCTCATGGATCGGGGAACTCAAGCGGTTGATTAATGAAGGTCCTTGCGAGTTCGTTGGGTCCGGTTATTCTCAGATCATCGGTCCGCTTGTTCCTGCCGAGGTCAACACCGCCAACTTACGTATCGGAAACAGGGTATACCGAGATCTTCTGGGGATGCAACCCGGGGTCGCCCTGGTCAACGAACAGGCTTATTCTGCCGGTATGATCCAACATTACCTGGACAACGGGTATCAGGGTATCGTCATGGAATGGGACAACCCATCACGGTTCCACCCGGAATGGAATCCGGAATGGCGTTATCTCCCTCAGATAGCCCGTGGCCGGCGAGGCGAGGAGATTCCGCTCCTGTGGAATAAATCCATTGCCTTTCAGAAGTTCCAGCGCTACGCCCACGGTGAGATGGAGATCGATGAATATCTCGAATATCTGGTCTCCCATTTATCAGGTGATGCCAGGGCAATGTCCTTATACGGGAACGACGTGGAGATTTTCGATTTTCGACCGGGCCGATTCCATACGGAGGCACCCATTGAATTCAATGAGTGGGAACGAATTCGACTTCTCTTTAAGACTCTTATGGCGGATGATCGTTTCCAGTCGGTTTCTCCGTGGAGTGTCCTTGAGTGGATGGATCACTCCGGTGCGGGAAACAGGTTAAGTCTTGAATCCCCGGAGTCCCCTGTTCCAGTAAAAAAACAGGGCAAGTACAACATCACCCGTTGGGCTGTTACCGGCAGGGATGACTTGGGCGTCAATACCATCTGTTGGCGAATTTATGAAATCCTGAAAAGCAGTCAACAGGCATCCGAGGAGGACTGGAAGGAACTATGCTATCTGTGGAGCAGCGATTTCCGGACTCATATTTCTGAAAAGCGTTGGAAAGACTTCAAGACCAGGCTGAGCGATATGGAAACCTGGGTATGCGGCGCCGGTTCTGCATCAGGAATGTCGAAAAAAAAACCTACCGCCCCCTTGCCGACTGCGGTCCACAAGGGAAAGACACGAAGGGAAAGGAATTACCTTTTCGTTGAGACAGACGATATTTACCTTCAGCTAAACTGCCGAAGGGGGCTCGCTTTCGAAACGCTGCGGTTTACCGGATACGGGGAAACGTCTCTTTGCGGGACCCTGCCGCATGGGTATTTCGATGATATCGGATGGGGAGCCGATTTCTATTCCGGTCATCTCGTTCTGGAGTCGCCCGGGAGACCCAAAGTGACCGATCTCAATCCGGTGGAACCGGAGGTCCTGCGGCGGGATTCTTCCATCATAATCCGTGGGTCGGTTCAGACCGAACTGGGACCGGTTCATAAGGAGATAATCGTCAACCGGGGCGTTCCGCGGGTGGAGCTGAACTATTGTCTTGATTGGAGTGCCCGGCCCGTCGGTTCCCTGAGGCTCGGTCATGTAGCCCTGAATCCTGAGGTATTCGATTATGAATCCCTGTTTTACAGTACTCACAATGGAGGAAAGCTGGAGGAGAGGTTCGATCTGTACGGGGTGGATGTCGACCACGGCTTGCCGGTTTCGTTTCTCGTGTCGGCATCAAGCGGCATCGGTATCACCGAGGGCCTGGTGCGGATAGGGGACGGCGAGAAACATTTGAGAATCGATGTCGACAGGACCGTAGCGGCTGTCATAGGTCTGGTGACATCCCACAGGGTGGGGAAGACCTATTTCTGCCGTGTGTCATTTTCCCTCCTGGAAATGGATGATACGACGAAACCGGATCCGGTCGACAGCCCTGCCGAACCGCTCAGGTTCAGGATGGCCATATCCCCCGGCGGCGCGTTTTCATCCTCATAA
- a CDS encoding glycosyltransferase, with the protein MKILHVETGMHLYGGALQVYHLLDGLKHKGEIENILVCPTGSRIGIEAKSVADRVYTVSMRGDLDLPFILRLTRIIHQERPDIVHLHSRRGADILGGIAAKLTGTRCILTRRVDNPEHRLIAGLKYGLYNHIIAISNGIKAVLVSEGVPTEKISCVRSAVDVEKYSQPGDRKWFLKEFGLPGDARTCAVVAQLIERKGHRYLIEAIPEILRNCSEAYFLFLGKGPMEAELKLLCGKSGILDHVIFAGFRDDPERVIPCLDLLVHPALMEGLGVSLLQAAAAGVPIVGTRVGGIPEVVRDGMNGYLIEPGSTGAITDAVVRLLARPDSARAMGLAGKKMVRESFSIEEMVEGNLRVYLNMQKNRSKG; encoded by the coding sequence CTGAAGATCCTCCACGTGGAAACCGGTATGCACCTTTACGGGGGAGCCCTCCAGGTCTATCACCTGCTTGATGGGTTAAAGCACAAAGGGGAAATAGAAAACATCCTGGTATGCCCAACGGGAAGCAGGATCGGCATTGAGGCCAAAAGCGTTGCGGACAGGGTTTACACAGTGTCCATGCGCGGAGACCTCGACTTACCATTCATCCTTCGATTGACGAGGATCATTCATCAGGAAAGGCCGGACATCGTCCACCTCCACAGCCGGAGGGGCGCAGATATCCTGGGCGGAATTGCGGCGAAGCTGACAGGCACGAGATGCATACTGACGAGAAGGGTCGACAACCCCGAACACCGCCTGATCGCAGGGCTCAAATACGGCCTTTACAACCACATCATCGCCATCTCCAACGGCATAAAGGCCGTCCTCGTCAGTGAAGGCGTACCCACCGAAAAGATCTCGTGCGTGCGAAGCGCCGTTGATGTGGAAAAATACTCCCAACCGGGCGACAGAAAGTGGTTTCTGAAGGAATTCGGTCTACCCGGGGATGCCAGGACCTGTGCCGTAGTGGCCCAATTAATCGAACGCAAAGGACACCGGTACCTTATCGAAGCGATCCCGGAAATCCTCAGAAACTGCAGTGAAGCGTACTTCCTCTTCCTGGGAAAAGGACCCATGGAGGCTGAGCTGAAGCTCCTGTGCGGAAAGTCGGGTATCTTGGACCACGTAATCTTCGCCGGTTTCCGGGATGATCCGGAGAGGGTCATCCCCTGCCTGGATCTTCTGGTCCATCCTGCCCTGATGGAAGGCCTGGGTGTTTCCCTCCTCCAGGCGGCCGCCGCGGGGGTACCCATTGTCGGAACCCGCGTGGGGGGAATACCGGAGGTAGTGAGGGATGGGATGAACGGGTACCTGATAGAACCCGGTTCAACCGGGGCAATAACCGATGCCGTCGTCAGACTTCTGGCTCGGCCCGACTCGGCCCGAGCCATGGGACTGGCGGGCAAGAAAATGGTTAGGGAAAGCTTTTCCATTGAGGAGATGGTGGAAGGAAATCTGAGGGTCTATCTCAACATGCAAAAAAACAGATCGAAAGGTTGA
- a CDS encoding SDR family oxidoreductase, giving the protein MINLEERIAIVTGAGSGIGASVAEKLYEQGASVVLIGESEKNVKTVAGRIGKDSGRLIHAACDVRDESLLNDLKNKILGMWKKIDILVTCAAAPASSGKTEELDFEEWKSVLRTDLDGVFLCCKVFGENMVRNRYGRIVNLTSFHNVATYPQRVAYNAAKSGVEGITRALAVEWGSYGIVVNSVAPGPIRTPRTSWFLSQSPDVEAGMIGRTPNTRIGETEDVSNLVAFLVSEESKHINGQQIVIDGGWTKCAWWGVHERKY; this is encoded by the coding sequence ATGATCAATCTAGAAGAAAGAATCGCGATAGTAACCGGCGCCGGAAGTGGGATAGGGGCTTCAGTGGCGGAAAAACTGTATGAACAGGGAGCAAGTGTAGTTTTAATTGGTGAATCTGAAAAAAACGTCAAAACAGTTGCCGGGAGAATTGGAAAAGATTCTGGGAGGCTGATACACGCAGCATGCGATGTAAGGGATGAAAGCCTGCTAAATGATTTGAAAAATAAAATTCTCGGTATGTGGAAGAAAATCGACATTCTGGTTACATGTGCAGCCGCACCCGCCTCATCCGGGAAAACGGAAGAACTTGATTTTGAAGAATGGAAATCAGTTCTCAGAACGGACTTGGACGGGGTATTTCTATGTTGCAAAGTCTTTGGCGAGAATATGGTAAGGAACCGTTATGGGAGAATTGTTAATCTGACCAGCTTTCATAACGTAGCGACCTATCCCCAGCGGGTGGCCTATAATGCTGCGAAATCCGGCGTTGAAGGGATTACTAGAGCCTTGGCGGTTGAGTGGGGTAGCTACGGTATAGTAGTAAATTCCGTCGCACCGGGACCAATCAGAACGCCAAGGACCTCCTGGTTCTTATCTCAGAGCCCTGATGTTGAAGCCGGAATGATTGGAAGGACGCCCAATACGAGGATAGGTGAAACAGAGGACGTATCAAATCTGGTGGCTTTTCTGGTCTCAGAAGAATCAAAACACATTAATGGTCAGCAGATTGTCATCGATGGCGGGTGGACGAAATGTGCTTGGTGGGGCGTACATGAAAGAAAGTATTGA